The following proteins come from a genomic window of Rhipicephalus sanguineus isolate Rsan-2018 unplaced genomic scaffold, BIME_Rsan_1.4 Seq1954, whole genome shotgun sequence:
- the LOC119376689 gene encoding snake venom 5'-nucleotidase-like has product MRCFSATAFVLFLCCHLRHSARDNGAQGSAGLQLTILHTNDIHSHIVPSSKDGGLCTANKSQCYGGVARITHKVKELKKNHKNAMFMNAGDFYQGTAWYNILKYNIVSAVMEKMGYDYVCLGNHEFDDGPKGLAPFLLRMQAANISVINTNADFSKEDALKNITLPKSVTKIINGTKIGIVGAVLHETRELSSPGNVTFSNDLESIRNESRKLAQNGTQIIIAITHIGYLHEMEIAAQVEEVDIVVGGHTNTFLYHVQTFPGGDKIEGDYPTVVNKTSGNGQALVVQDFWFGKYLGFLQVTFDANGNVTNWTGNPILINGSVEEDEEVLNITLEFEPLINKSIADVIGYTKVLLEEDGDICRLRECNLGNLLTDAYYSHYVDKSTSTPAMWSDVNAAVLNGGSIRAPIEQGNITLGDIMQTAPFGQTIVIVTLYGYELKNMFEHSVGNYSFLKKKGEFLQVSGVRVVYNLTMPPNSRVVSVHILCTNCTVPVYKPLEECEVYRVVTTDFVARGGDGFQKAKNVTDGGPLDLDVLRDYIIKISPVKTPVEGRITIHGNITEDPDAKKATKR; this is encoded by the exons ATGCGGTGCTTCTCGGCTACTGCGTTCGTTTTATTTTTGTGCTGTCATTTACGCCACAGTGCACGAGACAATGGCGCTCAAGGAAGTGCAGGACTGCAGCTGACGATTCTACACACTAACGACATCCACTCGCACATCGTCCCGAGCTCTAAAGATGGCGGTCTATGCACCGCTAATAAGAGTCAGTGCTATGGAGGTGTTGCCAGGATTACGCACAAA GTAAAAGAGTTGAAGAAGAATCATAAAAACGCAATGTTTATGAATGCTGGAGATTTCTATCAAGGAACTGCTTGGTACAACATACTCAAATACAACATAGTTTCTGCCGTTATGGAGAAAATGGGCTACGATTATGTG TGTTTAGGAAATCATGAATTTGACGATGGACCAAAAGGACTTGCCCCATTTTTACTCCGTATGCAAGCAGCCAACATTTCTGTCATCAACACCAACGCAGACTTTTCGAAAGAAGATGCACTAAAGAATATTACACTTCCGAAATCTGTGACAAAAATTATAAATGGAACGAAAATTGGCATTGTTGGAGCAGTGCTTCATGAAACTCGAGAGCTTTCGAGTCCAG GTAACGTCACATTCAGCAATGATCTGGAGAGCATCAGGAATGAATCCAGGAAACTTGCTCAGAACGGCACACAGATTATAATCGCCATCACTCACATTGGCTATCTCCATGAAATGGAAATTGCGGCACAGGTGGAAGAAGTGGACATAGTTGTCGGAGGCCACACGAATACATTTTTGTATCACG TGCAAACGTTTCCTGGTGGAGACAAGATCGAAGGTGACTATCCAACAGTAGTGAACAAAACTAGCGGCAACGGTCAAGCTCTCGTCGTCCAAGATTTCTGGTTCGGAAAGTATCTCGGATTTCTTCAAGTCACGTTCGACGCAAATGGAAATGTCACGAACTGGACCGGGAACCCCATTCTCATAAATGGATCCGTCGAAGAAG ATGAAGAAGTTTTGAATATTACCCTTGAGTTTGAGCCCTTGATCAACAAATCGATTGCCGACGTCATCGGTTACACGAAGGTACTACTCGAGGAAGACGGAGACATCTGCCGCTTGCGCGAGTGCAACCTGGGCAACCTACTGACGGATGCGTACTACTCACACTACGTTGACAAGAGCACCTCTACTCCTGCAATGTGGTCAGACGTGAACGCAGCTGTTCTGAACGGAGGCTCCATCAGGGCGCCTATTGAACAAGGGA ACATAACTCTCGGTGACATCATGCAGACCGCGCCGTTCGGACAAACCATCGTCATTGTAACGCTTTATGGCTATGAACTTAAAAACATGTTCGAGCACTCCGTCGGGAATTACAGCTTCTTGAAGAAAAAAGGGGAATTTCTACAAGTTTCTG GTGTACGTGTTGTGTACAATTTGACAATGCCTCCAAACAGCCGCGTTGTGTCGGTGCACATACTTTGCACAAACTGTACGGTGCCTGTCTACAAGCCTCTGGAAGAGTGCGAAGTATACAGAGTCGTCACCACCGACTTCGTTGCCAGAGGTGGGGACGGATTCCAGAAGGCAAAAAACGTTACCGATGGAG GGCCTTTGGATCTTGATGTACTAAGGGATTACATAATCAAAATTTCACCGGTGAAGACGCCCGTGGAAGGTCGTATCACGATCCACGGAAATATAACCGAAGACCCTGATGCTAAAAAGGCGACGAAACGCTGA